CGCCGGCGATCGGAACCTTGACGGTCTGCGCAGTCGTGCCGGGAGCGAAGCTGAGGGTTCCACTCCTCGGCGTGTAGTCGAGGGGCGACGTCGCGGTGCCGTCGGCCGTGGCGAAGTCGACGGTCACGGCGGACGCGGAGGGCCGCGACAGGCTGACCGTGAACACGCCAGAGCGAGTTCCGGAGTCCCCCTCGGAGACGGCCACATCGCCCACCGAGACGAGGTTGTGTGGTGCGGTCGCCAGATACCGGGCCACGGCGAGGTCGCCGGTCCCGCCGAGCGAGGTGTCACCAGCGACCACGATCCGCCCGTCCGGGTCAAGGGCGATGCTCCGGGCACGGTCGGTCCCGCCGAAGTCGGTGATCAGCCTGCCGTTCGTGCCGAAGCCGGTGTCGAGGCTGCCGTCGTCCAGGTAACGAAGAACGGTGAAGTCGGCCGTCGCGGAATCCTCGTAGTCCGCGACCACGATCTTGCCGTCCGCTTGGAGGACCGAGGCGAGCGACATGTCCAGGGAGGACGCGCCGACGTCGGTGACGACCTTGCCGTTCGTGCCGAAGGTGGTGTCGAGGGTTCCGTCGGCGTCGTAGCGCACCACAGCGACGTCGTAGTCGTCGTCGATCGTGCCGCCCGTGAGCACGATCCTGCCGTCCGCTTGGAGGCCCATGCCCGTTGCCAGGTCGTTCGCCGGGCCGATCCCGGTTGTGACCTTGCCGTCGGTGTCGAAGCTGGTGTCGAGGCTGCCATCGGCGTTGTAGCGCACCACGGCGAAATCGAGCGCCCCGCGTGGGCCGCCCGTGCCGCCGGCCACGATCCGCCCGTCGGGCTGGATAGCGACGTCCGACGCAAGGTCGATCGTGGAACTTCCGATGTCGGTGGTCGCCTTGCCATCGCCGTCGAAGGTGGTGTCGAGGGTGCCGTCGACGTTGTACCGCACGATCGCGAAGTCGCCGTGGAAAGCACCGGTGGTGGGGCTCGTGGCCCCGAAGTAGCCGGCCGCCACGATCCTTCCGTCGGGCTGCACGGCGACGGTGGTGGCGTACTCGTCGGTGTTCACCCCGAACGTGGTGATCACCTTGCCGGACGTCCCGAACGAGGCGTCGGGGCTCCCGTCAACGTTTGTAGCGGAGGACAGCGATGTCGGAGGGGTTCCCGGAGCTGCCTGCGACCACGATCTTGCCGTCGGGCTGCAGCGTGACGGCGTGGGCCCGATCAGAGGACCCCGGCTGGACGTCGGTGACGAGCTTCCCGTCGGTGTCGAAACTCGTGTCGAGGCTGCCATCGACGTTGTAGCGGGCCGAGGCGAAGTCGTCACCGGCAAAGCCGGCGACGATGACCCTGCCATCCGGCTGGACGGCCACGCTGTCGCCCGAGTCGTTCGTGCCGGCCCCGATGTCAGTGGTGACCCTGCCGTCCGTGTCGAAGCTCGTGTCGAGGCCATCGGTCGCGGCGCGGGGCGGCCGGCACCGGAAGCCCGGCGGTCGAGAGAAGGAGGACAAGTGGATCACGACCCAAGAGCCCACGATCCTGCCCACCTTGTTCCGAGGACGGGGCAGGGGTCGGAGCACGGCAGGACTACTCGTCGGATTGTTCACCTGATCTCCCCCCGGAATCGACGCTGCCGTCTCGGCAGGCTCGGACAAATGGAAGGGCCAACGGGCCCACTCCATTGTTCTAAGCGTAGAGCATC
Above is a window of Acidimicrobiales bacterium DNA encoding:
- a CDS encoding delta-60 repeat domain-containing protein → MGSWVVIHLSSFSRPPGFRCRPPRAATDGLDTSFDTDGRVTTDIGAGTNDSGDSVAVQPDGRVIVAGFAGDDFASARYNVDGSLDTSFDTDGKLVTDVQPGSSDRAHAVTLQPDGKIVVAGSSGNPSDIAVLRYKR
- a CDS encoding Calx-beta domain-containing protein, which gives rise to MITTFGVNTDEYATTVAVQPDGRIVAAGYFGATSPTTGAFHGDFAIVRYNVDGTLDTTFDGDGKATTDIGSSTIDLASDVAIQPDGRIVAGGTGGPRGALDFAVVRYNADGSLDTSFDTDGKVTTGIGPANDLATGMGLQADGRIVLTGGTIDDDYDVAVVRYDADGTLDTTFGTNGKVVTDVGASSLDMSLASVLQADGKIVVADYEDSATADFTVLRYLDDGSLDTGFGTNGRLITDFGGTDRARSIALDPDGRIVVAGDTSLGGTGDLAVARYLATAPHNLVSVGDVAVSEGDSGTRSGVFTVSLSRPSASAVTVDFATADGTATSPLDYTPRSGTLSFAPGTTAQTVKVPIAGDTADEVDERLRVVLSNPVGIGIGDGTGKATIVDDDPASVAGARLAVGDVSVHEGDDGRRAAIFTVSLSGASASTVTVSYATHDRSATRGLDYIEATGSLSFPAATTMMTVKVPILADDLAEGDETFAVTLSRAVGATITDAKGLGSLLDHD